From the genome of bacterium:
CCCGGCGCGGGTGGTCCTCAACGAGCGGACCGGGACGATCGTCCTCGGCGGCGACGTCCGGATCTCGCGCGTCTCGGTGACCCACGGGAATTTGACGATCGCCGTCAAGGAGCAGCCGATCGTCTCGCAGCCGGCCCCCTTCGCGCCGGGCGGCGAGACGACGACCGTGCCGCGGACGAGCCTCGAAGCGACGGAAGATCCGGGGAAGACCCTTTCCGCGGCCGACGGCGTGCGCGTCGAGGACCTCGTGAACGCGCTGAACAAGATGGGCGTGACGCCGCGGGACATGATCGCGATCTTCGAGGCGATCCGGGCCGCCGGCGCGCTGCACGCCGAGCTGGTGGTGATCTGATGGCCGGCCCCTCGCTTTCGTTCGACCGCGTCGGCCCGGTTCTTGCAAAGGGTGTTGAGCGCCCGGCGGCGGGGACGGCCCGCCGCGGGGACGCCAAGGGCCAAGCGGAACTCCGCAAGGCGGCGGCCGGGCTCGAGGAAGTGCTGATCAAGCAGACCCTCGAGACGATGGCCAAGGCCCAGTTGGAGAACGGCGGGTTCTTCGGCCAGGGATCGGCCGCAGGAACCGAGGAGACCCAGTTCGAGATGCTGCTTTCCCGCGCGCTCGCCGAGAAGACCCCGCTGGGGCTGGCGGACCAGTTGGCCGACCAACTGGCCGGCCGGCAGGGGCTCGACGCGGCGCGGCAGGCGGCTTCGGGAAACCTCGCGGTTCTTGCCGCCGCCCAAGGGGCCGCCGGCGGAAACGCGAAAGATTTCACCCCGGATCCTCAAGTTCGACGCGCCGCGTCCGATGAGCATGGCGGAGTCTCACGGACTGGGCGGCGCACCGGACCCCAAAGGTAGGCCGGGCCGGACCCGAGTCCTGGAGGACGAGGCACATGAAGATCCAAAACAATTCGGACCCGGCAGCCCGGCTGCGGAGCGTCCTCGACCGACTCGACTCGACCGAACGGTCGAGCCGGACGCGCCAGGACTCCTCGACTGCCGTCTCGGGGGGGCAGGACCAGATCCAGTTGTCGGCGCGGGCGCGCGAGATGCAGAGCGTGCGCGACGCGATCGCCAACAGCCCCGACGTGCGGCAGAGCGTGGTGGACAAGCTGCGCGACGAAATCGGCAGCGGACGGTACCGGATCGACGGGACCCGGGTCGCCGACGGAATGCTCCAAGAAGAAGTTTTGATGTAACTCCGCCCAGAACGGCCGCAGGGCCGCGCGCCGCGAGGCGCGGACGCGACCTGTGCGCCCTCGAGCGGAGGATCGTTTCTTG
Proteins encoded in this window:
- the flgM gene encoding flagellar biosynthesis anti-sigma factor FlgM; amino-acid sequence: MKIQNNSDPAARLRSVLDRLDSTERSSRTRQDSSTAVSGGQDQIQLSARAREMQSVRDAIANSPDVRQSVVDKLRDEIGSGRYRIDGTRVADGMLQEEVLM